A genome region from Cognatishimia activa includes the following:
- a CDS encoding methylated-DNA--[protein]-cysteine S-methyltransferase, translating into MAVQCFDSPVGRLSITEENGEITRLDWVGEPQGHADVLDEAVAQLAAYFAGDLTAFDLPLRVHGSDFQRAVCDEMLKIPFGDTVTYGDIAKALGVSAQPVGGACGGNPIPIIIPCHRVMGAGGKLTGFSGAGGVETKVALLRHECAAGLLI; encoded by the coding sequence ATGGCGGTTCAATGTTTCGATAGCCCTGTTGGGCGTCTTTCCATCACAGAAGAAAACGGCGAGATCACACGACTTGATTGGGTCGGGGAGCCTCAAGGTCATGCGGACGTGCTAGACGAGGCGGTCGCGCAGCTGGCGGCCTATTTTGCTGGAGATCTGACGGCCTTTGACCTGCCTTTGCGTGTCCATGGCAGCGATTTTCAACGCGCTGTCTGTGATGAGATGCTCAAGATCCCTTTCGGAGACACAGTCACCTATGGCGATATCGCCAAAGCTCTTGGTGTTTCGGCCCAGCCCGTTGGCGGCGCTTGCGGTGGCAATCCGATCCCGATCATCATTCCCTGCCATCGCGTCATGGGGGCAGGCGGCAAGCTGACCGGTTTTTCCGGAGCAGGGGGTGTTGAGACGAAAGTCGCGCTCTTGCGCCATGAATGCGCGGCGGGGCTTTTGATCTAG